One segment of Castanea sativa cultivar Marrone di Chiusa Pesio chromosome 3, ASM4071231v1 DNA contains the following:
- the LOC142627396 gene encoding DNA excision repair protein ERCC-1 isoform X1: MENEEEEGQQNSQQNQHKRNKSSSSSTVIKIPSYQEVIESSQSKSTPPSLFNPSKSFSQAFSFIKSSEFYTPPPSNTSSSSQSSQALDGTISRQIGQSHPPSSSSRASAAAPVTSSPLSTSLATQSRNAILVSHRQKGNPLLKHIRNVRWAFADIVCDYLLGQSSCALYLSLRYHLLHPDYLYYRIRELQKNFKLRVVLCHVDVEDVAKPLLEVTKTALLHDCTLLCAWSLEECGRYLETIKVYENKPADIIQGQMDTDYLSRLTHALTTVRHVNKTDVVTLGTTFGSLSHIMDASMEDLARCPGIGERKVKRLYDTFHEPFKRVVASRPAVPETPVQNNTEPGSVSEEKGKEKATEDASNKKNEPELTVKSALSAAFAKYADKVGQKNAKMAGEKKGETRASVESEAEK, translated from the exons ATGGAGAATGAGGAAGAGGAAGGTCAACAAAACTCACAGCAAAACCAGCACAAGAGGAACAAGAGCTCCTCTTCCTCAACAGTGATAAAGATACCATCTTATCAGGAAGTTATTGAGAGCTCACAGTCAAAGTCAACCCCACCTTCTCTCTTCAACCCTTCCAAGTCCTTCTCTCAAGCCTTCTCTTTCATCAAATCCTCTGAGTTCTACACCCCACCACCCTCCAATACCTCTTCCTCTTCACAGTCCTCACAGGCCTTGGATGGCACTATTTCCAG ACAAATTGGTCAATCTCATCCACCATCTTCTTCGTCACGGGCTTCTGCTGCTGCTCCTGTTACTTCATCACCGTTGTCAACATCACTTGCCACACAGAGTCGCAATGCAATTCTTGTGAGCCACAGACAG AAGGGAAACCCCTTGCTCAAACATATCAGGAATGTGAGGTGGGCTTTTGCAGATATTGTTTGTGACTACTTACTTGGTCAAAGCTCATGTGCTCTCTATCTGAG TCTTCGATATCATCTGCTGCACCCAGACTACCTATATTACCGAATCAGAGAACTGCAAAAGAATTTCAAGCTCCGTGTTGTTCTATGTCATGTCGATGTG GAAGATGTAGCTAAGCCTTTACTTGAAGTTACTAAAACAGCTCTGCTTCATGACTGTACACTATTATGTGCTTGGAG CTTGGAGGAATGTGGTCGCTACTTGGAGACTATAAAAGTATATGAAAACAAGCCTGCAGACATTATTCAAGGCCAAATGGATACAGACTATCTATCACGG CTAACTCATGCTCTTACAACGGTTCGACATGTTAACAAGACTGATGTAGTGACCCTTGGTACTACATTTGGG TCCCTTTCTCATATCATGGATGCATCAATGGAAGATCTAGCTCGATGCCCTGGAATAGGAGAGCGCAAG GTAAAACGCTTGTATGACACTTTTCATGAGCCATTCAAGCGTGTTGTTGCCAGCCGCCCTGCTGTTCCTGAAACTCCTGTCCAGAACAATACTGAACCTGGCTCAGTGAGtgaagagaaaggaaaggagaaggccACAGAAGATGCAAGCAACAAGAAGAATGAGCCTGAATTGACAGTTAAATCTGCCCTGTCTGCTGCTTTTGCCAAGTATGCTGATAAAGTTGGTCAAAAGAATGCAAAAATGGCAGGGGAGAAGAAGGGAGAAACAAGGGCTAGTGTCGAATCAGAAGCTGAAAAATAA
- the LOC142627396 gene encoding DNA excision repair protein ERCC-1 isoform X2, with protein MENEEEEGQQNSQQNQHKRNKSSSSSTVIKIPSYQEVIESSQSKSTPPSLFNPSKSFSQAFSFIKSSEFYTPPPSNTSSSSQSSQALDGTISRQIGQSHPPSSSSRASAAAPVTSSPLSTSLATQSRNAILVSHRQKGNPLLKHIRNVRWAFADIVCDYLLGQSSCALYLSLRYHLLHPDYLYYRIRELQKNFKLRVVLCHVDVEDVAKPLLEVTKTALLHDCTLLCAWSLEECGRYLETIKVYENKPADIIQGQMDTDYLSRLTHALTTVRHVNKTDVVTLGTTFGSLSHIMDASMEDLARCPGIGERKVLFHGLKKLLCSSGKTLV; from the exons ATGGAGAATGAGGAAGAGGAAGGTCAACAAAACTCACAGCAAAACCAGCACAAGAGGAACAAGAGCTCCTCTTCCTCAACAGTGATAAAGATACCATCTTATCAGGAAGTTATTGAGAGCTCACAGTCAAAGTCAACCCCACCTTCTCTCTTCAACCCTTCCAAGTCCTTCTCTCAAGCCTTCTCTTTCATCAAATCCTCTGAGTTCTACACCCCACCACCCTCCAATACCTCTTCCTCTTCACAGTCCTCACAGGCCTTGGATGGCACTATTTCCAG ACAAATTGGTCAATCTCATCCACCATCTTCTTCGTCACGGGCTTCTGCTGCTGCTCCTGTTACTTCATCACCGTTGTCAACATCACTTGCCACACAGAGTCGCAATGCAATTCTTGTGAGCCACAGACAG AAGGGAAACCCCTTGCTCAAACATATCAGGAATGTGAGGTGGGCTTTTGCAGATATTGTTTGTGACTACTTACTTGGTCAAAGCTCATGTGCTCTCTATCTGAG TCTTCGATATCATCTGCTGCACCCAGACTACCTATATTACCGAATCAGAGAACTGCAAAAGAATTTCAAGCTCCGTGTTGTTCTATGTCATGTCGATGTG GAAGATGTAGCTAAGCCTTTACTTGAAGTTACTAAAACAGCTCTGCTTCATGACTGTACACTATTATGTGCTTGGAG CTTGGAGGAATGTGGTCGCTACTTGGAGACTATAAAAGTATATGAAAACAAGCCTGCAGACATTATTCAAGGCCAAATGGATACAGACTATCTATCACGG CTAACTCATGCTCTTACAACGGTTCGACATGTTAACAAGACTGATGTAGTGACCCTTGGTACTACATTTGGG TCCCTTTCTCATATCATGGATGCATCAATGGAAGATCTAGCTCGATGCCCTGGAATAGGAGAGCGCAAGGTACTTTTCCATGGTTTAAA gaaattaCTCTGTTCATCAGGTAAAACGCTTGTATGA
- the LOC142627396 gene encoding DNA excision repair protein ERCC-1 isoform X3, whose protein sequence is MENEEEEGQQNSQQNQHKRNKSSSSSTVIKIPSYQEVIESSQSKSTPPSLFNPSKSFSQAFSFIKSSEFYTPPPSNTSSSSQSSQALDGTISRQIGQSHPPSSSSRASAAAPVTSSPLSTSLATQSRNAILVSHRQKGNPLLKHIRNVRWAFADIVCDYLLGQSSCALYLSLRYHLLHPDYLYYRIRELQKNFKLRVVLCHVDVEDVAKPLLEVTKTALLHDCTLLCAWSLEECGRYLETIKVYENKPADIIQGQMDTDYLSRLTHALTTVRHVNKTDVVTLGTTFGSLSHIMDASMEDLARCPGIGERKVLFHGLK, encoded by the exons ATGGAGAATGAGGAAGAGGAAGGTCAACAAAACTCACAGCAAAACCAGCACAAGAGGAACAAGAGCTCCTCTTCCTCAACAGTGATAAAGATACCATCTTATCAGGAAGTTATTGAGAGCTCACAGTCAAAGTCAACCCCACCTTCTCTCTTCAACCCTTCCAAGTCCTTCTCTCAAGCCTTCTCTTTCATCAAATCCTCTGAGTTCTACACCCCACCACCCTCCAATACCTCTTCCTCTTCACAGTCCTCACAGGCCTTGGATGGCACTATTTCCAG ACAAATTGGTCAATCTCATCCACCATCTTCTTCGTCACGGGCTTCTGCTGCTGCTCCTGTTACTTCATCACCGTTGTCAACATCACTTGCCACACAGAGTCGCAATGCAATTCTTGTGAGCCACAGACAG AAGGGAAACCCCTTGCTCAAACATATCAGGAATGTGAGGTGGGCTTTTGCAGATATTGTTTGTGACTACTTACTTGGTCAAAGCTCATGTGCTCTCTATCTGAG TCTTCGATATCATCTGCTGCACCCAGACTACCTATATTACCGAATCAGAGAACTGCAAAAGAATTTCAAGCTCCGTGTTGTTCTATGTCATGTCGATGTG GAAGATGTAGCTAAGCCTTTACTTGAAGTTACTAAAACAGCTCTGCTTCATGACTGTACACTATTATGTGCTTGGAG CTTGGAGGAATGTGGTCGCTACTTGGAGACTATAAAAGTATATGAAAACAAGCCTGCAGACATTATTCAAGGCCAAATGGATACAGACTATCTATCACGG CTAACTCATGCTCTTACAACGGTTCGACATGTTAACAAGACTGATGTAGTGACCCTTGGTACTACATTTGGG TCCCTTTCTCATATCATGGATGCATCAATGGAAGATCTAGCTCGATGCCCTGGAATAGGAGAGCGCAAGGTACTTTTCCATGGTTTAAA GTAA